In a single window of the Paenibacillus sp. MMS20-IR301 genome:
- a CDS encoding GAF domain-containing protein, producing MSDKIDYVLELNQIRETLGYDFLSLALAYDGVLRWRYASGNINEGYKRIVLHSGRGIAEVFRTGRSILIPSFDEYLQPGELFNYPISRMENLKSIGVVPVWNDLRVAGVLLGGFRGKERVTPEMLYALEQVSNKGIGEFNGKNLV from the coding sequence ATGTCTGACAAGATAGATTACGTTCTGGAATTGAACCAAATCCGGGAGACGCTTGGGTACGATTTTCTTTCGTTAGCCTTAGCATATGATGGTGTTCTACGCTGGAGATATGCCTCTGGTAATATTAACGAGGGTTATAAACGAATTGTTTTACATTCAGGAAGAGGGATTGCAGAAGTGTTTCGGACCGGAAGATCCATACTTATTCCTTCATTTGATGAATATCTGCAGCCGGGCGAGCTCTTCAATTATCCGATTTCAAGAATGGAGAATCTAAAGAGCATAGGGGTGGTACCTGTATGGAATGATTTACGTGTTGCAGGCGTGCTGCTTGGCGGGTTCCGCGGGAAGGAACGAGTCACCCCCGAAATGCTGTATGCCCTGGAACAGGTGTCCAATAAAGGAATCGGAGAATTTAACGGGAAAAATTTGGTTTGA
- a CDS encoding AAA family ATPase, with amino-acid sequence MNKLVFFLGPGGAGKTTLAKTIASRRPASIFDMDILLRPAATAIMTMHGLDPDDRDSDEYKSLCRDLGYRITMDAALDNTGLQSDIFVVGPFTKEAADPEWIGRELASAGLALNEIEVKVVLVSLSDAAAYRERIEGRHSPLDGWKFAHWEQFSASLGKRTVAWPLPEDRVLQFDNSAQDRNAAAAAVEAFIYGALPAGP; translated from the coding sequence TTGAATAAACTTGTATTTTTCCTTGGCCCGGGCGGGGCAGGCAAGACTACACTGGCGAAGACCATTGCCTCACGCCGCCCGGCATCAATCTTTGATATGGATATTCTGCTCCGCCCGGCAGCAACCGCCATTATGACGATGCACGGGCTGGACCCGGATGACCGGGATTCGGACGAGTATAAAAGCTTATGCCGGGACCTCGGTTACCGTATCACTATGGATGCTGCACTGGATAATACCGGCCTGCAAAGTGATATATTCGTGGTCGGACCCTTCACCAAGGAAGCAGCCGACCCGGAGTGGATCGGCCGTGAGCTGGCGAGCGCCGGACTTGCGCTGAATGAGATTGAAGTCAAGGTCGTGCTGGTCAGTCTGTCTGATGCAGCAGCATACCGCGAACGGATTGAAGGCAGACACTCTCCTCTGGACGGCTGGAAGTTCGCACACTGGGAGCAGTTCAGCGCTTCCCTGGGCAAACGTACGGTGGCCTGGCCGCTTCCGGAAGATCGCGTACTGCAGTTTGACAATTCTGCCCAGGACCGTAACGCTGCAGCAGCGGCTGTAGAAGCATTTATTTACGGAGCGCTGCCGGCCGGACCTTGA
- a CDS encoding discoidin domain-containing protein, which translates to MRNKYVIWSLVVTLLFSTLFLAAGPLNFTFAAGGQNLTPGKTITSSGQSQTYSPDNVKDGNQDTYWESTNNAWPQWIQVDLGSLTAIDQLVLKLPSGWETRTQTLAVQGSTNGTTFTDIVASANYVFNPPVNGNSVTVNFAAVSTRYVRLSFTANTGWPAAQLAELEIYGSASATPAPTATPVPAGTYEAEAAALSGGAKVNTDHTGYSGAGFVDGYLNQGPATTFTVNVTAAGTRNVTLKYANASGSDKTLSIYVNGTKIRQTVLPNLANWDTWSTKTESLVLNAGSNTIAYKYDSGDTGNVNLDLIIAAEGVNATPTPSPSATPAVTPSPTPVSTPTPVVTPSPTPVPTPTVTPSPTPVPTATVSPGGNVAAGKAISASSSTQNFIAGNANDNNTATYWEGSSNPSTLTLDLGANHNITSVVLKLNPATEWGTRTQNIQVLGHNQSTTAFSNLVSAQAYTFNPATGNTVTIPVTATVKRLQLNITSNTGAPAGQIAEFQVYGTPAPNPDLIITGLSWTPASPVETSALTLNATVKNNGSAAAAATTVNFYLNNELAGSAPVAALAAGASATVSVSAGTRTAATYPLSATVDESNLIIEQNDSNNSYTSPTALIVAPVASSDLTGTATWSPGNPVANTNVAFTVNLKNQGTIASAGGAHGITLVLKNSAGATVQTFTGSYSGVLAAGASVNVSIPGSWTAVNGNYTVTTTVAVDANEVATKQANNVNTANLVVYALRGASVPYSRYDTEDATRGGAAALRTAPDFDQALTASEASGQSYIALPSNGAYAQWTVRAGQGGAGVTMRFTMPDSADGMGLTGALDVYVNGSKAKTIPLTSYYAWQYFSGDQPGDAPSAGRPLFRFDEVHWKLDTPLQPGDTIRIQKNNGDSLEYGVDFLEIEPVPAAISRPANTVSVTDYGAVAGDGQDDLAAFNSAVTAAVAGGKTLYIPAGTFNLSSMWVIGSVSNMINNFTVTGAGYWHTNLQFTNPNAAGGGISLRILGKLDFSNVYMNSNLRSRYNQNAIYKGFMDNFGNNSIIHDVWVEHFECGMWVGDYAHTPAIYANNLLVENSRIRNNLADGINYSQGTSNSTIRNTNVRNNGDDGLAVWPSNTFGAPDGVNNTFSYNTIENNWRAGGIAFFGGSGHKADHNYIIDTVGGSGIRLNTTFPGAHFNNNTGILFSDTTIINSGTSRDLYDGERGAIDLEASSDPIKNVTFTNIDIINTQRDAIQFGYGGGFSNIVFNNININGTGLDGVTSSRFSGAHKGAAIYTYTGNGSATFNNLTTSNIAYPSLYYIQTGFGLLIQ; encoded by the coding sequence ATGCGCAACAAGTATGTCATTTGGTCACTTGTGGTTACGCTGCTGTTCTCAACTTTATTCCTTGCTGCCGGACCGCTGAACTTTACGTTTGCAGCGGGCGGGCAGAATCTGACACCAGGCAAAACGATCACTTCCAGCGGTCAATCGCAAACCTATTCACCGGACAATGTAAAGGATGGCAACCAGGACACTTATTGGGAGAGCACGAACAATGCTTGGCCGCAATGGATTCAGGTCGACTTAGGTTCGCTCACTGCGATTGACCAGCTTGTGCTAAAGCTTCCATCTGGCTGGGAGACACGTACACAGACACTGGCTGTTCAAGGCAGTACGAACGGGACAACTTTTACAGATATTGTTGCTTCAGCTAACTACGTATTTAATCCGCCGGTTAACGGGAACAGCGTAACAGTTAACTTCGCAGCAGTCAGTACCCGTTATGTCCGCCTAAGCTTCACTGCGAACACCGGCTGGCCGGCCGCCCAGCTGGCCGAGCTTGAAATCTACGGCTCAGCCAGTGCTACGCCTGCTCCGACAGCAACTCCTGTTCCTGCCGGTACCTATGAGGCGGAAGCCGCAGCGCTGTCAGGCGGAGCCAAGGTGAATACCGACCATACCGGCTATTCCGGTGCAGGCTTTGTAGACGGATACCTGAACCAGGGACCTGCTACCACCTTCACTGTGAATGTGACGGCAGCAGGTACACGGAACGTCACCCTGAAATATGCGAATGCAAGCGGAAGTGACAAGACGCTCAGCATCTACGTCAATGGAACTAAGATCCGTCAAACGGTTCTGCCTAATCTGGCGAACTGGGATACCTGGAGTACCAAGACGGAGAGCCTTGTTCTGAATGCAGGCAGCAACACCATTGCCTACAAATATGACTCCGGGGATACCGGGAATGTGAATCTGGATCTGATCATTGCAGCTGAAGGTGTTAACGCTACGCCAACACCTTCACCCTCTGCGACCCCGGCAGTGACACCAAGCCCGACACCGGTCTCCACCCCGACACCGGTGGTAACGCCGAGCCCGACACCGGTTCCTACGCCAACAGTAACACCAAGTCCGACACCAGTACCGACGGCAACGGTATCACCGGGAGGGAATGTTGCTGCCGGTAAGGCCATCAGTGCATCCTCCAGTACACAGAACTTCATAGCCGGTAATGCCAATGACAACAACACGGCTACCTATTGGGAGGGCAGCAGCAATCCAAGTACACTGACGCTCGATCTGGGGGCGAATCATAATATTACATCGGTTGTACTGAAGCTGAACCCGGCTACGGAATGGGGAACCCGTACTCAGAATATTCAGGTGCTCGGTCATAACCAGAGTACAACCGCCTTCAGTAATCTGGTCTCAGCCCAGGCGTATACCTTCAATCCGGCCACCGGTAATACGGTAACTATTCCTGTTACGGCAACAGTCAAAAGGCTGCAGCTTAACATTACTTCGAATACAGGTGCGCCAGCCGGACAAATTGCGGAATTCCAGGTATACGGTACGCCCGCACCGAACCCTGATTTAATCATCACCGGCCTGTCCTGGACACCGGCTTCACCGGTGGAGACAAGTGCGCTTACATTGAATGCAACTGTTAAAAATAACGGCAGCGCAGCAGCTGCGGCAACTACAGTCAATTTCTATCTAAACAATGAACTGGCCGGCTCGGCTCCGGTAGCCGCACTTGCAGCAGGTGCTTCGGCAACAGTCTCAGTGAGTGCCGGTACCAGAACAGCCGCAACCTATCCGCTGAGTGCCACAGTCGATGAGAGCAATCTGATCATCGAGCAGAATGACAGCAACAACAGCTATACCAGCCCTACAGCACTTATAGTTGCACCTGTAGCCAGCTCCGATCTGACAGGTACAGCTACTTGGTCTCCTGGCAACCCGGTTGCCAATACTAATGTAGCCTTCACCGTCAATCTTAAGAATCAGGGCACGATTGCTTCGGCAGGCGGTGCACATGGAATTACCCTGGTGCTCAAAAATTCAGCAGGGGCTACAGTGCAGACCTTTACAGGGTCCTACAGCGGTGTACTTGCCGCCGGAGCTTCCGTGAATGTGTCCATTCCGGGATCGTGGACGGCAGTAAACGGCAATTACACCGTAACGACAACGGTTGCTGTGGATGCCAATGAAGTGGCAACGAAGCAGGCCAACAATGTGAATACGGCGAATCTTGTTGTCTATGCCCTGCGCGGGGCAAGCGTACCATACAGCCGGTATGACACAGAGGATGCAACGCGTGGCGGCGCGGCGGCACTGCGGACCGCTCCGGATTTCGATCAGGCGCTGACCGCATCCGAGGCTTCGGGCCAGAGCTATATTGCTCTTCCGTCCAATGGTGCTTATGCCCAGTGGACGGTCAGAGCAGGGCAGGGCGGTGCCGGAGTAACCATGAGGTTCACTATGCCCGACTCAGCGGACGGCATGGGGCTTACAGGCGCACTGGATGTATACGTGAACGGCAGCAAAGCTAAAACCATTCCGCTCACTTCGTACTACGCCTGGCAGTATTTCTCCGGCGACCAGCCGGGTGATGCCCCAAGCGCCGGACGGCCGTTGTTCCGGTTTGATGAAGTGCACTGGAAGCTGGATACCCCGCTTCAGCCGGGCGACACCATCCGTATCCAGAAAAACAACGGTGACAGTCTGGAGTATGGTGTAGACTTCCTCGAAATCGAGCCGGTACCGGCTGCAATCAGCAGACCAGCGAATACGGTATCGGTAACGGATTACGGTGCGGTGGCCGGAGACGGCCAGGATGATCTCGCTGCCTTTAACAGTGCAGTTACTGCAGCAGTCGCTGGCGGCAAAACGCTCTATATTCCGGCAGGGACATTCAACCTGAGCAGCATGTGGGTGATTGGCTCTGTCAGCAACATGATTAACAACTTCACGGTTACTGGTGCGGGGTACTGGCATACCAATCTGCAGTTCACCAACCCGAATGCTGCTGGCGGAGGCATCTCCCTGCGGATTCTGGGCAAGCTCGATTTCAGCAATGTCTATATGAATTCGAACCTGCGGTCGCGCTATAACCAGAATGCAATCTACAAAGGCTTCATGGATAACTTCGGCAACAACTCCATCATCCATGATGTCTGGGTAGAGCATTTCGAATGCGGCATGTGGGTAGGTGATTATGCGCATACTCCGGCAATCTATGCGAATAATCTGCTAGTCGAGAACAGCCGCATCCGCAATAATCTTGCTGACGGCATTAACTACTCCCAGGGAACGAGCAATTCTACTATCCGTAATACCAATGTCCGCAATAACGGGGATGATGGCCTGGCTGTATGGCCGAGCAACACCTTCGGTGCACCGGACGGAGTGAATAATACCTTCTCCTACAACACAATTGAGAACAACTGGCGCGCCGGCGGGATTGCCTTCTTCGGCGGCAGCGGACACAAGGCGGATCACAACTATATCATCGACACGGTCGGCGGCTCCGGCATCCGGCTGAATACGACCTTCCCGGGAGCCCATTTTAACAACAATACCGGGATCCTATTCTCGGACACTACAATTATTAACAGCGGCACCAGCCGTGACCTGTATGACGGGGAACGCGGGGCCATCGATCTGGAGGCTTCTAGCGATCCGATTAAGAATGTGACATTCACCAATATCGATATCATCAACACACAGCGGGATGCAATTCAATTCGGATACGGCGGCGGCTTCTCCAATATTGTATTCAACAACATCAATATTAACGGGACCGGCCTGGATGGAGTAACCTCTTCCCGGTTCTCCGGCGCCCACAAAGGAGCGGCAATCTACACGTATACCGGCAACGGATCAGCTACATTTAACAACCTGACCACCAGCAACATTGCCTATCCAAGTCTCTATTATATCCAGACCGGATTTGGCCTGCTGATTCAGTAG
- a CDS encoding GNAT family N-acetyltransferase, which yields MLTIRPITHADNAAIEQIIRECLIEFGGNREGLAWADASMHDLHSYYSSADNRAYWIVEEEGTVLGGCGIAAFDGPEQICELQKMYLASGIRGKGIAGELLRTALGFASQHYRKCYLETLQSMEAANRFYLKHGFELLDAPLAGSEHFACDAWYITDLTVLSE from the coding sequence ATGTTAACAATCAGGCCTATAACACATGCAGACAACGCAGCTATTGAACAGATCATCAGGGAATGCCTGATTGAATTCGGCGGCAACCGCGAGGGACTGGCGTGGGCGGATGCCAGCATGCATGACTTACATAGCTATTATAGCAGTGCGGATAACCGGGCTTACTGGATTGTGGAGGAAGAGGGTACAGTGCTGGGCGGATGCGGAATTGCCGCTTTTGACGGTCCGGAGCAGATCTGTGAATTGCAGAAAATGTATCTGGCCTCCGGAATCCGCGGCAAAGGCATTGCCGGTGAACTGCTCCGGACGGCACTCGGCTTTGCCTCACAGCACTACCGTAAGTGTTACCTGGAGACACTGCAAAGCATGGAGGCGGCAAACCGCTTCTATCTCAAACACGGATTTGAGCTGCTGGATGCCCCGCTGGCGGGTTCCGAGCATTTCGCGTGTGATGCCTGGTATATCACAGATTTAACGGTCCTCTCTGAGTAA
- a CDS encoding peptide ABC transporter substrate-binding protein produces the protein MSLTFTGGTSSASASQADKVLRIGLGTLPGNLDPAAVADDASATVVKGMFEGLVRLNQAGLAVPGIAKSWMVSSDGRTYTFTLRGDAKWSNKQQVLASDFEYAWKRALAPEAGNVYAFNMYAINNAEQYHQGILKDASQIGVKALNNTTLQVTLKEKTAYFLQLLAESIYLPVNQKAVKANRNWAAGMTSMVNNGPFKLKQRTAEAITLVKNPDYYAAKDIKLSEVHLQLPKLGTANPTAAFVNKEVDWVGGGGEEQLDYSIMNYGTSRLVYGAPYATNYYYMFNLNQAPFSNLKIRKALAMALDREQLYGNPAYGVIPPAIHGVKGSFRSEVADQAYFTMDIAAAKQLLAEGLREEGLSKLPSFSIIMNEGEGHENIAKRVVTAWNRNLGIEATIELQNWTLLLENRRNQNFMMARAGWSADFNDPASMLEPFTSWSADNDTGWSNSQYDGYIKQAKQTADPAQRMQLYAKAEKMLIDQMIILPLYYCVADVAHNPLLKNVYIDYDGSIAFARGSWL, from the coding sequence ATGAGTTTAACTTTTACCGGAGGGACAAGCTCCGCTTCCGCTTCGCAAGCTGATAAGGTACTGCGGATTGGTCTCGGAACACTGCCCGGTAATCTTGATCCGGCGGCTGTTGCGGATGACGCTTCAGCCACAGTAGTTAAAGGAATGTTCGAAGGGCTGGTCCGTCTGAACCAGGCAGGGCTTGCTGTCCCGGGGATCGCGAAGTCATGGATGGTCTCCAGTGACGGCAGAACGTACACGTTCACACTCCGCGGCGATGCCAAATGGAGCAATAAGCAGCAGGTGCTGGCTTCTGACTTCGAATATGCCTGGAAACGGGCACTCGCGCCGGAGGCCGGGAATGTCTATGCTTTTAATATGTACGCAATCAATAATGCAGAGCAGTATCATCAGGGTATCCTGAAGGATGCTTCACAAATCGGTGTGAAAGCGCTGAATAACACTACACTTCAGGTGACATTGAAGGAGAAAACCGCCTATTTCCTCCAGCTGCTGGCCGAGAGTATCTACCTGCCCGTAAATCAGAAGGCTGTGAAGGCTAACCGCAACTGGGCTGCAGGTATGACTTCCATGGTGAATAACGGTCCTTTCAAGCTTAAACAGCGGACAGCTGAAGCAATCACACTGGTGAAGAATCCTGATTATTACGCTGCCAAAGATATTAAACTATCTGAGGTACATCTGCAGCTGCCCAAATTAGGAACGGCGAATCCCACAGCTGCTTTTGTGAATAAAGAGGTGGATTGGGTTGGAGGCGGGGGCGAGGAACAGCTGGACTATTCAATAATGAATTACGGTACCTCACGGCTTGTGTATGGAGCGCCCTACGCCACCAACTATTATTATATGTTTAATCTTAATCAGGCTCCCTTCAGCAATCTGAAGATCCGCAAGGCACTCGCGATGGCACTTGACCGGGAACAGTTATACGGCAATCCAGCTTATGGAGTGATTCCGCCTGCTATTCATGGGGTGAAGGGGAGCTTCCGCTCTGAAGTGGCAGATCAGGCGTATTTCACTATGGATATTGCAGCAGCGAAGCAGCTGCTTGCAGAAGGGCTGCGTGAAGAAGGGTTAAGCAAGCTTCCAAGCTTCTCCATTATTATGAATGAAGGCGAAGGGCATGAGAATATAGCAAAAAGAGTGGTGACCGCATGGAACAGGAACCTGGGCATTGAAGCAACGATTGAGCTGCAGAACTGGACTCTGCTGCTGGAGAACCGGAGGAATCAGAACTTCATGATGGCCAGAGCGGGCTGGAGCGCCGACTTCAATGATCCTGCCTCTATGCTTGAACCTTTTACTTCCTGGAGTGCGGATAATGATACAGGCTGGAGCAATTCACAGTACGACGGCTATATCAAGCAGGCCAAGCAGACAGCAGACCCTGCACAGCGGATGCAGCTGTATGCCAAAGCAGAAAAAATGCTGATCGATCAAATGATTATTCTGCCGCTGTATTATTGCGTCGCCGACGTGGCCCATAACCCGCTGCTGAAAAATGTATACATTGATTACGATGGCTCCATCGCTTTCGCTAGAGGATCGTGGTTGTAA
- a CDS encoding YitT family protein: protein MKTNELQQGMQQILKVLLGTLIVSLGVLILKRSEITTGGTVGLSLSLSYWLGSSFPLTYCLVNIPFYVLSLFKMGWRFTASTLFAVSSLSLMSAAAARLPQFVLPGWFGAIIGGCIMGLGMSYLFLNGSSLGGSNILALMFQKKFGWNPGKVMFVLDGLIIAGSFYSIGLFKSIYSIASIVILSYLISLFKSRFAVPVKAPARTAVLPAAEGFTTTIL, encoded by the coding sequence ATGAAAACAAATGAACTGCAACAAGGCATGCAACAAATCCTCAAGGTGCTGCTGGGCACCCTCATCGTAAGTTTGGGTGTACTGATTCTCAAACGCTCGGAGATCACCACCGGAGGTACTGTAGGCTTGTCACTGAGTCTGTCTTACTGGCTGGGCAGTTCCTTCCCCCTTACCTATTGCCTGGTGAATATCCCCTTCTATGTGCTCTCCTTATTCAAAATGGGCTGGAGATTCACCGCCTCCACGTTGTTCGCCGTCAGTTCCCTAAGCCTGATGTCAGCTGCCGCTGCCCGTTTGCCCCAGTTTGTGCTTCCGGGCTGGTTCGGTGCTATAATCGGTGGCTGCATTATGGGCCTTGGCATGTCTTATTTGTTCCTGAACGGTTCATCCCTGGGCGGCAGCAATATTCTCGCCCTTATGTTTCAGAAGAAATTCGGCTGGAATCCGGGGAAAGTAATGTTCGTGCTCGACGGGCTGATCATCGCGGGCTCCTTTTATTCCATCGGGCTGTTCAAAAGCATCTATTCCATAGCTTCGATTGTCATTCTGTCCTACCTGATCAGCCTGTTTAAAAGCCGTTTCGCTGTCCCGGTCAAAGCCCCGGCCCGCACTGCGGTTCTTCCGGCAGCCGAAGGATTTACAACCACGATCCTCTAG